A segment of the Trifolium pratense cultivar HEN17-A07 linkage group LG7, ARS_RC_1.1, whole genome shotgun sequence genome:
AAACCGAACTCTCAGCATAAAAATACTCTCTTCATTAGGACCCACTTCTATCTTCATAAATACATcactctctcattttttttttcttccttaatTTCCCTAAGAAATTAATTATTCTTATTTCCATTTAAAGCTTTAGCTTCTACCTCTTGTTAGcgtgtgttttttctttctttcttcataaAGGAATTGCTTTTAACAAACCCAACTTTTAGTACAAACTTTTACATACTTACATATTGTATGCCCCATACTCACCATGTTTCTCTAAtcaaattcattcattgtttattataatagtaGGTTCTTTTGTTCTACCATACTTAAAACGCTATAATTTCTCtcctttttattgttttggtaGGAAtaatttcttttccttttatcaTGGCTGatgataattataaaaattcatCATCACTCCATTCCGACGATGATTTTATCTCCGAGTTAACACATCAAATGTCTCGTTTCATGCTTCAAGAAGACGATGATCACAACTCATTCCATTTCTCAACTAATCCGGAGGTactatataatttaatttttttgctgTCTGATTCGAGAGTCGGTTCTGACATTGAGATCAGAGTAGTAATTAATGAGCTATgctctattttttgtttttatgcagCCATGGGAGTTAACGAGTTCACCTGATTCAACTCTCTGGTCACCGGTGAGTTGTAACCAAGGTAGCTCAGAAGGGTCATCTCAAGAACCATCACCACCAGCTACACCATGTTGGAAAACAACAACCTATGAAGAAAGAGCAATTTCCAAACACAATATTGATCATGGAGTACTTTATTCACACAAAGCATTGATTCAAGAACAAATTAAAGCCATTGAAGTAAAACAACATTACATTAATGACATCAAgaaacaacatcaacaacatgcTCTGTCTCCAAAGCAAAATGAAGAGAAACAAGAGATTGATAAGAAGAAAGGTAATGGAAGGAACAGGGTTCTTCCTCGTCTACCAAGGCCAACTCCATTGCAGatcggtggtggtggtggtggtggatgTATGAGGGCGGTTTTTATTGGTGGTTCTGGTTCAAGAAATGGGACAGGTGTTTTCTTACCTCGTGGTGGAACCGTAGTTGCTCCATCAGAAT
Coding sequences within it:
- the LOC123899962 gene encoding bromodomain-containing protein 2-like; translation: MADDNYKNSSSLHSDDDFISELTHQMSRFMLQEDDDHNSFHFSTNPEPWELTSSPDSTLWSPVSCNQGSSEGSSQEPSPPATPCWKTTTYEERAISKHNIDHGVLYSHKALIQEQIKAIEVKQHYINDIKKQHQQHALSPKQNEEKQEIDKKKGNGRNRVLPRLPRPTPLQIGGGGGGGCMRAVFIGGSGSRNGTGVFLPRGGTVVAPSELTKKKQGKGCSTVLIPARVVQALQLHFDKTAAMSRGPKVVDFPPLRDLVLSNRESMYSVDENQQSTKSPNDVQNDMILPNEWTY